CGAATATATTACACTTCAAATCACACTGCATCCTCTCGGGATTCAACTTTGATGTGTAGATTGGACCCATTTTTTTGGCAATTGTATCGATAAACACTTGGAGATCACAATGACTTTCGTAGGAGCTAATGGACAGttctttttcatgttttagTACGAGAGTTTGCTATTTAGTTTATGAATCAAATCGTGTATTAGCACAAGGAAAAATCCGGGGAACTCAATTCAGATATTTCAAATCAACATTCATTGTACCTTGAGCTGCCATTCCCtctaattgatattttttacgCATTTCATCAGcgtttaataaaatgttttctaaaaTCACGTTCaaagtgaaaaagaaaaattaaaattgactcTGACAATTGGATGTAGACATTCAGGTTCCGCGACAGCACGTactatcgaaaataaaatccaaaattttcaacctAACTCACCTCTAGCGTACGCATATTTAGTAATGCCGACCGCAATTCGAAGCGAAACTTCACGCACCGAATCCAGCGGTGGATACAGCGAACCGCTTTCCAAATCCTCGTCTTGGACGCATGCAGCCAGTTCACGAGCTGCAATCAAAAATACATCGTCTGGAATGTGGTGCATTAACGTTGCAATTACTCCCAATGCAACTCCAGGAAAGATGTACGCATTGTTGCCCTGGCCCGGCTTGATTATCTTTCCGTCGTAATGGACTGGCGGGAACGGTGAACCAGATGAGAAAATAACGCGACCCTAGTGAATTGTTGGTGGTTTAATATAAAACAGTCTACTGTACGGTCAGCGATTCATACTTCGGTATTGTGAAATGCAGCTTCAGCTGTACATTCAGCGCGACTCGTCGGATTCGAAAGGGCGAACACAATCGGTCTCTCGTTGCAGGCAGCCATTTCTTGTAGAATTTGTGGAGTGAAGAGACCCGGCGTAGCCGATGCTCCAATCAAAATCTGTGGACGAACAGATTATAACGCAACGTTCAAAGTATTGCAATGCATTACTTACGGTTGGTTTGATTTCTTTGACAATTTCCAGCAAATCCTTGACAGGTGGATGGTCCTTGGCATAGAATTTTTTATGGCCGTGCAGGTCTCCCACCTTACGTGTTGTAGTCAAGAGGCCGTCAATATCAGCCATCCAAATTTTTCCTCTAGCTTCCTGTAATGGGACATTTCAGACATACACAACCGAAAACCTATGAAGGCAACTTACATCTTGTGGAATACCATCCGCTTCCATGGCTTTGCAACACAGATCTGCAATACCAATGGCTGCTTCTCCAGCACCGACGAACATGATTTTGTGTTCGGCAAAGGTCTTGCCGGTCACTCGTGTCGAAGCATATAGACCACCAACGGCAACAGCAGCAGTTCCTGCATGAGGAAAATGGTTACAGTCAACATTAAGGAAGCGTAAAAGGTAAAACCAGAAAACATACCCTGAATGTCGTCATTGAAGGTGCAATAACTGTCGCGATATTTGTCTAAAAATCGGAAAGCATTGTGATTTCCAAAGTCCTCAAACTGAATGAGTGTGTTTTGGCCATATCGTTTCACAATGGCGGACATGAACTCGTCAATGAACTCATCATATTCGGCACCGGTAACGCGCTTCTGTCGCAATCCAATGTAGAGTGGATCTTCGAGCAAATCTTTGTTATTTGTTCCAACGTCCACCATGATCGGCAGACATTGATGTGGCTGAATCCCAGCCAATGCGGTATAGAGAGCAAGTTTACCCACAGGTATACCCATACCACAGGCACCCAAATCACCCAGACCCAAAATTCGTTCGCCATCGGTAACAACAATAGCTCGAACATCCGGTTCCGGCCAGTTCCTCAGCACATCGTAAACGTGTCCCCGATCATGAATTGTAACGAACAATCCTCTGGGACGGCGATAAATTAATCCGAATTTCTGGCACGCCAAGCCGACGGTTGGTGTATACACAATCGGCATCATCATTTCGACATTTTCCgacaataatttgaaaaacagaCGTTCGTTGCGGTCCTTAGTTTTTGGAGgggaagaaattgattttttcgtttcgaatttaaactctcaaaatgacaattttactTGCAAGTCGACTAGGTACAAATACTTGTTTAGGTCTTCTTGGTAACGATTAATTGAGATTTTGCATAGTTCAAGTTGTTCTTCTTGTGTTTTGAATCGGGCTGGTTGCAGACCGTGTATACCAAGCACTTGACGCTCTTCAAGAGTAAATGCAAGTCCCTGAAAATGATCAATGATGCGATGCTTTTTGGGTACCAATCACGTTCAACTAGGTACTAACCTTGTTTAGTCGTGGATCTCTTAAGTGATCAATTCCTTGCACCATCGATGGGCAAATAATGTCACCGGTGACTTCGTGGTAATGTCTGTTTCCAGCATCTTTCTTTTTGTGAGTCGGTGTGCTATTGGCCGACGAAACACCCAATATGCGGTTCGTTAAGCATTGTGTTTGTTTGCTCACAGTTCCATtcctgaaaattaaatttccaattttttttagttaacgGTTGATGGAGTGTGACACCGCAGATGTGTAGTCGGGAATAATTGGTAATTTGAACATGAAACATAGATCGGTTAGCCGTGAATATCATCACTACGCGTTCAACGTATTCCAACTATTAAATCAATTCCGTTTCAAtgttaattaaatgaaaccgACTGACACACATTCGTCAATTTGCGCaatgtaatttaaattgaagcgaaaaatctacgaaaaacaaaaatcatccATTCAACGACCAGAAAAGCCATGAGTGAATCATCCCAAACGAGATAATTTGTTCCGAGATATTGCACATAATACGTTTCAAGACCAAAAGAGTTACCATTATCGTTGTCTCGTTGTCGAGCTCAATTTTATAATGTTCTGTTGACTACATTCGCGAAGTCACCTATTttcagaaaacaaaaaaaaatcaaccgaGAGACAGTTGAAAGAAATGAgtcaaagtaaaaaaagaaaagaaaacgaaacacacaaaaaaaactcaacaGAGATAAACCATGTGATTCATTCGAAGATTTCTATTCTGTTTACTCGCCTAACAATCTAATTTATTCGATAACATACAACGGGCAAATCAAAGTGAGTATATCTGAGTATAAAGTGTGTAGTGCTTATGTAATGCATgttttcagttgaaattttactTATCAAAATTTTGGAGGTCATTTATCACACTGAACGATCTAACGACGAAAAGTGGAATATGATTTTCAGTTAAACATACAATTAAGAGAGTAAATTCATGGTAATATAGAGCGACTACTGCTCCGTTGAATGATCAGTAGCTTTCCTCACTACAATAAATGTAAGAAAAGACTCGAAGAGAGATAAGAATTGGCTGACATTGACCTTGCTCTTTATCATACGCCTATGCCTTAAGGTTATAAACTAAACTCGACACATTTTACGATGTAGCCTTGAAATCGTCTGGAAAGAGTCTTAACGGaacagggcttattattgggaattttaattgtcaaagttctgaaaaattccaaaatttcttttaaaattaaaattcccaataataatcCCTGTAACGGAATCACCGACTCTATTGTCTTAACAAATGGTCCAAAACAAAGACCATTTCCATTCGCACACAACCATTTTATCGTCTACATTACAGCCGTATTTGGGTTGCATCACTCATTTAATACTTTAACGGAACTCCACACAGTAGTTCTATAGACGTATTAACATGTAAATATGACACCGAATGATGCAATGAAAGCTGTTAAGTGTAGCTGATTGCAATTTAACAATGGGAGACAGTAAATGGTTTGaaagaaagaataaaaaaaaaaacttgacaATAAAATACAACACAgggtcatctgttatcataaCAAATTAGCAACAAATTCATTAATTGTTCGTTTGTTTACAAACATTAATGagtaaaataaatggaaaattcgaaACGCGCGATAAGCTAAAACATTGATGCGAATTGATGTGAGAATTCACTCATATGTTCTCATTACATTTTATAGATGCGATTatcttttgtttgttcaacAGTAATATTTCTGGTCATCTGTTGTTATCATTTGGGTTATTAATTAGTTTCAATCGTACCAACGAAAGTCTGATAAAATACATTATTGTTGTGATAAGGTTGGGCACACCGAATTTGGTTTCGGTTGTTAGGTACGGAATTCAACAGATAAACGGCTCAAGATTTTTCACTTGAACTAAATATGAACGTATGGGGACTAATTTCAGTAACACCAGTACATATTTTGTCAGACAATTACCTGGAAAAACTTAACTCACGCAAACGATTAGCTTATTTATTCCTGAGAGAACAGGTTGCATTTTATGTCTCCaagcaaaattttatattttccttctgaaaaattaaacaataCCCCGAGGAACTTGGTTACAATGCTGCACACACAGCTTTGAACCTTTTATgtttaacaaataaaagtttatgaatttgtaaagtaattttaAGTGAGTAGAACATCTAAAACGAATTCAAGGTCGTCATTAGCAAGAAAAAACAACATACAGCACGTGTTATTACGTGAATGAGTATTGTGAGACATAGAAAATGTTTGGCTGTGAATGTACGAACTGGTAAGATATTAAGACGGCTGTAATATTGGAGGTTCGAACCCTGAAGTAGGGTATGGTTTGTGGCTGCCCCAATAAACACAAACTCCAATTGAAGTTTCAAAAGGGTAGCTTGAGCAAGTTGCATCTGTTTCGGGTATTTATGCCTTCAGTTATGGAAATTGTAAATGTTAGGTTGAAGTGGTTGATGAACCAGCATCACTTTCgacgtttttttcttcgtcaacTCAACAAACACACTACTTTACGTTTTATACGATCTGCACTACCACATGCGTGGGTGTGACTTTTGAACCGATATGAAAAGTTCGAGAATACTATTTCTCATCAGGCaatggcgacagtggtacaAAGATTACTAAGAGCACCATACCAATTTGCACACTAgttctagcgaatcatagctGAAGCAAGTCTAGACACAAATTTAGTTGACTTTAACTGTTGAAGTAAAGAAAAAGTTCAGAAAAATCGGTTCGGTAGATCACGAGGATCCTTAGATTCGAATAATTAGGCGAAAAACATCGTTTTGGGCCTCACGAATGCCTCGGAAAACGTGAAAACAGTAAGTCAGCTAAGAAGATTGTACGAAAGAAGAAGCTAATATTTCACCTTTGCCAATATGCATGTGTTGgatacaacaattttctttgtaatatTGAACGATCATATGACATCTCACCATGaaatgtaaaagaaatgaaactttaaaattCGAAACAGTAAGCAAAATGAAGGCGATATAATACCAATGCATCACATTTTCAGCGTTATTTTATTTCACCCACCACCCacgtgaaaataaaaatcaaacggAAAGAATACGTTGGCATATCATCTTCTTGTTACTATTCCAGATTTATTTGTCAACTGGTTATCTATCTAATAATAACAATTGGTTGGTGAGGAAACAGGTATCCATCGAAAGAAATCGAGTTATCTTCGCTGCACCATCACCGTACGCTTgcgattttgatttgattgaaaCTTCAAATCTCGATAAATCAATGACGAAGACAAAACAACCAAAATCTTTCATAATAAGTATTTCTGTATGAAAACCACTCATTTAATAACAATCGCTGTGAATGCGAATAATCAAAAATGCTATAATACGAAAATAGACCCGCACTGAATAGAAAGGTAGATTGGTCGGTGCCAAAAATTGTTACATCATCATCGATATGTGAAATggcaagagaaaaaaaaaacattaaaactcGATGAGACTGAAAGACTACCCGATTTGTGATCGGTATTTCGaataaagaatgaaaaattaatttagaattttggaCATTCCTGGACATTCGTTATGGAACTATGTTTTTGTTCGGAGAAATATCgattttccttaaattttGCCAAATAGTAAAACAACTAGACTTTTCTTAGACACGGAAACACACTGGTAATCTATAATTTAATTCACTTTTTATTCAGTCTATTTGATGGGCGAATCAAAACTTACCTCAAATTTCTGACGAACATTGTCTTTTCCTTTAGTTATTCAAACttggaaattaattcaaaacacACGCAGTTAAACACTTAACACACcgcgaaaattttctaaatgacAATCGATGTTGCTCAGtttctcttttcattttttttgagttttaatCAGGTTTCGTGCGAGAGAGAGTTTTGAACGAGAGAGTTAGTCTACTTTCTACAGCTGACTGTAGCTGAGTTCAAGGTCAACAAATATGCTCTCtcttcttttcaaaataatcatACGAGTTTAGATGCTATATTCACAataagaattttgttgaacgtCGCAGTGGTCAGTTACAATACACGttgtgaacagtttttttttacaaggaGAACAAGAGTCGAGACTTGAGGTATCGTGCACCTATCAAAATTTCGATTAGGTTATTGGTATAAGCATCAACTTCTGAGATTTAGGATTTCATCTAGTAACATAAACATGGCTTTTGTAGCCTGAAGGACTAAgcatttacaaataaaatatacCGAAATACCAGATGACGTGTGAGGTTTAATATTATTGCCACTTCTGACTCATTCTCATACATTCCTATTGAAATAACTTATTGCAATTCACGCCATAACTGGCCATTTAGAGAGCGCGACGTATAGTGTCAAAATGGacataattcttttgttctaatgtcaattttgacactttattattttatttatcgtatTGGCACTATACGGAAGCCCAAAAAGTGTAAAACTTCCCGTTTTGTAAGTAATAATTTCCAAGAGCgatgtttgcggccagagcgaaacGGGTtgtgtttttccatttttgtccacgaaatgaaaacatcgattcgcccaaggtaaatatagtgaggaggtaatgccatccAGACGCGCGGtgtagcacataagttcgatgccactgacatcttttttttaaatggttgactatgatttacttgtgtttcacaaaatatttttgctatctcacaacagatggctcGAGTTTCTAttccttttttgtttttgacgaAGGGAAGAGATGGCGtgtgtatcgaactttcgtgccaccgcacatccgattcggttatatatggcattatcctcctcactatatttaccctGGATTCGCcataccattttcgaaaacataaacaaagtggcAGTTCGAATGTGAGAAAACAGGGAAAACACAACGCtcgcatgaaaaatattttttgaaaaatcgcAATcatacagtcgaagaaatacTGACTTGTTTGGGGCTGTCGTTATTTGCGTTTTTGTCATTGCTGTCGACAACGAACAaacaaggctgtaaactttggggagttctcgcagatacagatacgcgggtgatctgaatttgatatttttatacattttcgtAGAAGATAGATTCTCAAATTTCATAGTAAGTGAATTCTGTTTCGTAAAGTAAGTTGAAAGTAAGTTGGGCGCTAAGATTTGaaagatcgccattttattagataaacggcaacacaccttttcccaaggtaaatatagtgaggaggtaatgccatatacaaccgaatcagatgtgcagtaGCACAAAAGTTTGCTTTAAACGCCATCTCTCCCTgtctttaaaataacaaaattgctcagaaacctgggccatctgttttgtgataggtacaacattttgtgaaacacaagcaaatcatagtcaaccattttaaaaaaagatgtcagtgGCAACGAATAATTGTGCttggccgcgcgtctgaatggcattacctccgcccatatatttaccttgctttttccatacaaacaaattcatcaaaattgaatttgtatggtgtggtgaatttgttgtatgaaacgtggtgtgtaactcgcgtatctgcatctgcgtgacctccccaaagtatacagccttgatgcAGATGCCACACAAATTTGTACGTTTCAGTGGATATTTTCCATAGAAACTTTTATTACatacaaaattcttttgagatcGTAGAAGCACCAATTGAATATTAGAATGGCATTGCTTTCGTCATCAACTTAGAagtttttcattgaatattGAGTCTAGTATGAACTCATACGGAAAACTAAGACCCTGAtcttcgagtttttttttgtggatgttGGTAAGGAAAATTCGAATGTACGTTGATATTCAAATACTATAGCTCGCCCGTAGAATGAGCATTCAGGTGTACAATTTTACGCCTTACTGGGATAATTTGTCAATGAGTCACCATTGGTATTATCGTCGTTAGTGGAGTAAGAAAATTGTACACGCCTGAAATGTACATTCTACGCAAATTAAAGAGCTGTAGTATTCTAAGTCTCACACGTGAATCGTGATCGTTCTAAGCAAATACATCTGGATTTTCCGTGTTGTTGGTACCGTTGTAATATTTTGTACGTGTTTCTGCTCCCCTTCTGGTCGGGTTATAAGGTTACCACTTGTTAACGGACGTTATGTAGAAAAATGCAAATGCATTTCTGAACCACTTTATGGAAGGCAAAGATCCTAACAAAGAGGGGAGATCGGGGGGGGgggacaaaataaaaatgcgtCCAAAATTTACGGTTgagttttcaatttattttctcaaatCTTATAATTTAACTagatttattaaataattggtAGCATTGTTGTCGACATAACATTGCTAGCTGCGTTGATACATGCCGTAGAGtaacgaaagaaaatcaatttgagaGAAATATACATAGAGATAATCGGACCGTTCccttctgaatttttttttctgcgtcCACCGTCCTGTATTAACGCAACCATCAACTGTGACTagttcattttaattattacttttgtttttcatttattatctATTTTAAATACTTTTTACAATTGAAAATCGAACCAAATCTACAGTCTcatgaatttttcattataaacCGTTAATCCAAAAAACGTTTGCAATCGAGAACAATGATAGTATTGCAAAATAGTATGGAATCAGATCATCtgcaaatggaaatcgattttaatttttgtaacaaaaaatctgttctgATATTTCAACCTTCGTCTACCATTTAAGAGTAATCTACACATGtgtaaattgttgcctacatttggggggaaaattattattat
This Bradysia coprophila strain Holo2 chromosome X unlocalized genomic scaffold, BU_Bcop_v1 contig_130, whole genome shotgun sequence DNA region includes the following protein-coding sequences:
- the LOC119067921 gene encoding NADP-dependent malic enzyme isoform X1, producing the protein MFVRNLRNGTVSKQTQCLTNRILGVSSANSTPTHKKKDAGNRHYHEVTGDIICPSMVQGIDHLRDPRLNKGLAFTLEERQVLGIHGLQPARFKTQEEQLELCKISINRYQEDLNKYLYLVDLQDRNERLFFKLLSENVEMMMPIVYTPTVGLACQKFGLIYRRPRGLFVTIHDRGHVYDVLRNWPEPDVRAIVVTDGERILGLGDLGACGMGIPVGKLALYTALAGIQPHQCLPIMVDVGTNNKDLLEDPLYIGLRQKRVTGAEYDEFIDEFMSAIVKRYGQNTLIQFEDFGNHNAFRFLDKYRDSYCTFNDDIQGTAAVAVGGLYASTRVTGKTFAEHKIMFVGAGEAAIGIADLCCKAMEADGIPQDEARGKIWMADIDGLLTTTRKVGDLHGHKKFYAKDHPPVKDLLEIVKEIKPTILIGASATPGLFTPQILQEMAACNERPIVFALSNPTSRAECTAEAAFHNTEGRVIFSSGSPFPPVHYDGKIIKPGQGNNAYIFPGVALGVIATLMHHIPDDVFLIAARELAACVQDEDLESGSLYPPLDSVREVSLRIAVGITKYAYARENILLNADEMRKKYQLEGMAAQGLASTYPEPEDKRKWLEGQLYNFNYESSMPITWKWPTPTPMKTRAVKPTKLTEKEETC
- the LOC119067921 gene encoding NADP-dependent malic enzyme isoform X2; amino-acid sequence: MFVRNLRNGTVSKQTQCLTNRILGVSSANSTPTHKKKDAGNRHYHEVTGDIICPSMVQGIDHLRDPRLNKGLAFTLEERQVLGIHGLQPARFKTQEEQLELCKISINRYQEDLNKYLYLVDLQDRNERLFFKLLSENVEMMMPIVYTPTVGLACQKFGLIYRRPRGLFVTIHDRGHVYDVLRNWPEPDVRAIVVTDGERILGLGDLGACGMGIPVGKLALYTALAGIQPHQCLPIMVDVGTNNKDLLEDPLYIGLRQKRVTGAEYDEFIDEFMSAIVKRYGQNTLIQFEDFGNHNAFRFLDKYRDSYCTFNDDIQGTAAVAVGGLYASTRVTGKTFAEHKIMFVGAGEAAIGIADLCCKAMEADGIPQDEARGKIWMADIDGLLTTTRKVGDLHGHKKFYAKDHPPVKDLLEIVKEIKPTILIGASATPGLFTPQILQEMAACNERPIVFALSNPTSRAECTAEAAFHNTEGRVIFSSGSPFPPVHYDGKIIKPGQGNNAYIFPGVALGVIATLMHHIPDDVFLIAARELAACVQDEDLESGSLYPPLDSVREVSLRIAVGITKYAYARGLASTYPEPEDKRKWLEGQLYNFNYESSMPITWKWPTPTPMKTRAVKPTKLTEKEETC